The proteins below are encoded in one region of Saccopteryx leptura isolate mSacLep1 chromosome 1, mSacLep1_pri_phased_curated, whole genome shotgun sequence:
- the MISP3 gene encoding uncharacterized protein MISP3 isoform X2, with amino-acid sequence METPIEREIRRSCEREESLRRSRGLSPGRAGSELFELRVRPVLSLPGPGPALPRALERARAGAQMQRDIEREAHRQAALARPAALEQRAGQPPQPLDELKRFFEAAGGCGSSPAAEGGAGPQRLEPGSRPHSAVQGRCPVLARAALPIAPSLLEQEVREAQERELELQRQRFSIYGTAEVKEPAPSLMAIRGDGKLAVIWPPRRKASENGLAQTCQHLLVPTACLALDSG; translated from the exons ATGGAGACGCCCATAGAGCGCGAAATCCGCCGCAGCTGCGAACGCGAGGAAAGCCTGCGCCGGAGCCGGGGCCTGAGCCCAGGTCGCGCGGGCAGCGAACTCTTCGAGCTGCGCGTGCGGCCGGTGCTCAGCCTTCCAGGCCCGGGCCCCGCGCTCCCGCGTGCCTTGGAGCGCGCGCGGGCGGGCGCGCAGATGCAGCGAGACATCGAGCGTGAGGCCCACCGGCAGGCGGCGCTAGCGCGCCCCGCAGCCCTGGAGCAGCGCGCCGGGCAGCCTCCGCAGCCGCTGGACGAGCTCAAACGCTTCTTCGAGGCCGCGGGTGGGTGCGGCTCCTCGCCGGCAGCCGAGGGCGGCGCTGGGCCGCAGCGGCTGGAGCCCGGAAGCCGGCCGCATTCGGCCGTACAGGGCCGGTGCCCAGTGCTGGCCCGCGCCGCGCTGCCGATTGCGCCGTCGCTGCTGGAGCAGGAGGTGCGCGAGGCCCAGGAGCGCGAGCTGGAGCTGCAGCGCCAGAGGTTTAGCATCTATGGCACCGCCGAGGTCAAGGAGCCCGCGCCGAGCCTAATGG CGATTAGGGGCGATGGAAAGCTGGCGGTGATCTGGCCTCCCCGCAGAAAGGCTTCGGAGAACGGCCTGGCGCAG ACTTGTCAACACTTATTGGTGCCAACGGCATGCCTCGCGTTGGACTCTGGCTAG
- the MISP3 gene encoding uncharacterized protein MISP3 isoform X1 gives METPIEREIRRSCEREESLRRSRGLSPGRAGSELFELRVRPVLSLPGPGPALPRALERARAGAQMQRDIEREAHRQAALARPAALEQRAGQPPQPLDELKRFFEAAGGCGSSPAAEGGAGPQRLEPGSRPHSAVQGRCPVLARAALPIAPSLLEQEVREAQERELELQRQRFSIYGTAEVKEPAPSLMAIRGDGKLAVIWPPRRKASENGLAQAVFFWILLVWGESMANDGESRKTRRREYRMCP, from the exons ATGGAGACGCCCATAGAGCGCGAAATCCGCCGCAGCTGCGAACGCGAGGAAAGCCTGCGCCGGAGCCGGGGCCTGAGCCCAGGTCGCGCGGGCAGCGAACTCTTCGAGCTGCGCGTGCGGCCGGTGCTCAGCCTTCCAGGCCCGGGCCCCGCGCTCCCGCGTGCCTTGGAGCGCGCGCGGGCGGGCGCGCAGATGCAGCGAGACATCGAGCGTGAGGCCCACCGGCAGGCGGCGCTAGCGCGCCCCGCAGCCCTGGAGCAGCGCGCCGGGCAGCCTCCGCAGCCGCTGGACGAGCTCAAACGCTTCTTCGAGGCCGCGGGTGGGTGCGGCTCCTCGCCGGCAGCCGAGGGCGGCGCTGGGCCGCAGCGGCTGGAGCCCGGAAGCCGGCCGCATTCGGCCGTACAGGGCCGGTGCCCAGTGCTGGCCCGCGCCGCGCTGCCGATTGCGCCGTCGCTGCTGGAGCAGGAGGTGCGCGAGGCCCAGGAGCGCGAGCTGGAGCTGCAGCGCCAGAGGTTTAGCATCTATGGCACCGCCGAGGTCAAGGAGCCCGCGCCGAGCCTAATGG CGATTAGGGGCGATGGAAAGCTGGCGGTGATCTGGCCTCCCCGCAGAAAGGCTTCGGAGAACGGCCTGGCGCAG GCTGTTTTCTTTTGGATCCTCCTGGTCTGGGGTGAGAGTATGGCGAACGATGGAGAAAGCCGCAAGACGCGCCGACGGGAATACCGAATGTGCCCTTAA
- the MISP3 gene encoding uncharacterized protein MISP3 isoform X3, whose amino-acid sequence METPIEREIRRSCEREESLRRSRGLSPGRAGSELFELRVRPVLSLPGPGPALPRALERARAGAQMQRDIEREAHRQAALARPAALEQRAGQPPQPLDELKRFFEAAGGCGSSPAAEGGAGPQRLEPGSRPHSAVQGRCPVLARAALPIAPSLLEQEVREAQERELELQRQRFSIYGTAEVKEPAPSLMAIRGDGKLAVIWPPRRKASENGLAQEERKP is encoded by the exons ATGGAGACGCCCATAGAGCGCGAAATCCGCCGCAGCTGCGAACGCGAGGAAAGCCTGCGCCGGAGCCGGGGCCTGAGCCCAGGTCGCGCGGGCAGCGAACTCTTCGAGCTGCGCGTGCGGCCGGTGCTCAGCCTTCCAGGCCCGGGCCCCGCGCTCCCGCGTGCCTTGGAGCGCGCGCGGGCGGGCGCGCAGATGCAGCGAGACATCGAGCGTGAGGCCCACCGGCAGGCGGCGCTAGCGCGCCCCGCAGCCCTGGAGCAGCGCGCCGGGCAGCCTCCGCAGCCGCTGGACGAGCTCAAACGCTTCTTCGAGGCCGCGGGTGGGTGCGGCTCCTCGCCGGCAGCCGAGGGCGGCGCTGGGCCGCAGCGGCTGGAGCCCGGAAGCCGGCCGCATTCGGCCGTACAGGGCCGGTGCCCAGTGCTGGCCCGCGCCGCGCTGCCGATTGCGCCGTCGCTGCTGGAGCAGGAGGTGCGCGAGGCCCAGGAGCGCGAGCTGGAGCTGCAGCGCCAGAGGTTTAGCATCTATGGCACCGCCGAGGTCAAGGAGCCCGCGCCGAGCCTAATGG CGATTAGGGGCGATGGAAAGCTGGCGGTGATCTGGCCTCCCCGCAGAAAGGCTTCGGAGAACGGCCTGGCGCAG GAGGAGCGGAAGCCTTGA
- the PALM3 gene encoding paralemmin-3 isoform X1, with protein MALQSQVWSPAPPIPMAESSLYRQRLEVIAEKRRLQEEIRAALGELEEEKLRVERLKRKSLRERWLMDGAEVPEGLEDTTLQDSQSPEGQAQARIRNLEDSLFTLQSQLQLLQSASTGAQHKPSGRFTWRRQGHRPSSQPTVEVDTAGQTDLNKRASLPAEPVDTFLESLSELRDEAVGVLLVPRQVPEAAGASSEANGPCARPSPPLEQEQNQGVTASEGGVGEAKGGGVVKVVWEGLRATEDCASGVTGPELEAKVEEMVLEAIGDRLEANRPELPSWVKEDRGVVEVVWEGVGGTEGSDSEAAREVGRSPQTAQTSSPRLQQGLEGEASGEGAPRSSPDGFRQGGSGGEEGSFIWVERVTLSEEWEELLVEGLEGPRVPGIMEGGDESPLGLERGGGEETWAMERRRAEELLGTGKKGSAEKAGTEWEGVEIALVAERKGREEAMKPERRGGEGKMETEREGFEGLRATEEPPSAESQETEGPLRAERETGEEPLGVEQSGGEEKLEAGKEVEEPLGVESKTVEGSLRVEKERGEEKLGVEKETEEPLVVEKKGDEEKLEATEEPLMTERKEGEGSLTIERTGDKKPLDAEKKDEDSLKKEATGGEEPLEVKKTQEIKKAVSPEEQRKSGRGNECQAEEVSEAWTPVEAKEGLRPEEGGPQQPQKQEGSLEEEAVKLPTPAEGQDPSGDATPLLAETPAPEQPTECQPLLLVEGPRANPSTHPVPTYAPAQQPEPSAPPEGEEASGPKQKTCQCCVVM; from the exons ATGGCCCTGCAGAGCCAGGTGTGGTCTCCAGCCCCACCCAT ACCAATGGCAGAGAGCTCCCTCTACCGTCAGCGATTAGAGGTCATCGCG GAGAAGCGGCGGCTGCAGGAAGAGATCCGTGCGGCGCTcggggagctggaggaggagaagCTCCGCGTGGAGAGGCTCAAG AGAAAGTCTCTTCGGGAGCGGTGGCTAATGGATGGGGCTGAGGTACCTGAGGGACTGGAGGACACCACCTTGCAGGACTCCCAGTCCCCTGAGGGCCAAGCGCAGGCCCGCATCCGGAACCTGGAAGACAGCTTGTTCAC ACTCCAGTCTCAGCTGCAGCTGTTGCAAAGTGCATCTACAGGTGCCCAGCACAAGCCTTCTGGCAGGTTCACCTGGCGCAGGCAG GGTCACCGTCCATCCTCCCAGCCCACCGTGGAAGTAGATACTGCAG GCCAGACTGACCTGAACAAGAGAGCCTCCTTACCAGCTGAACCAGTGGACACATTCCTGGAGTCCCTGTCTGAGCTCAGAGATGAGGCTGTCGGGGTTCTGCTAGTCCCAAGGCAGGTTCCTGAAGCAGCAGGGGCCTCCTCAGAAGCCAATGGCCCTTGCGCAAGACCCAGCCCCCCTCTAGAGCAGGAGCAGAATCAGGGAGTGACAGCATCTGAGGGGGGTGTGGGTGAGGCCAAAGGAGGGGGTGTGGTGAAGGTGGTGTGGGAGGGGCTGAGGGCTACAGAGGACTGTGCCAGCGGGGTCACGGGCCCAGAGCTGGAGGCTAAGGTGGAGGAGATGGTGCTGGAGGCCATTGGGGACAGGCTGGAAGCCAACCGTCCAGAGCTCCCATCCTGGGTGAAGGAGGACAGGGGTGTCGTGGAGGTGGTCTGGGAAGGGGTGGGAGGCACAGAGGGCAGTGATTCAGAGGCTGCTAGGGAGGTGGGCAGGAGCCCACAGACTGCGCAGACCAGCTCACCCAGGCTCCAGCAAGGACTAGAGGGAGAAGCTTCTGGGGAAGGGGCTCCCAGGAGCAGCCCTGATGGCTTCAGGCAGGGGGGctctgggggagaggagggatcCTTCATTTGGGTGGAGCGTGTGACCCTCAGTGAGGAATGGGAGGAACTTCTGGTGGAGGGGCTGGAAGGGCCAAGGGTACCTGGAATAATGGAGGGAGGAGATGAGAGTCCTCTGGGGttggagagggggggaggggaggaaacctGGGCAATGGAGAGGAGACGGGCAGAGGAACTGCTGGGCACAGGGAAGAAGGGGAGTGCGGAAAAGGCAGGGACCGAATGGGAAGGAGTGGAGATAGCGCTGGTTgcggagaggaaaggaagggaggaagccatgaagccagagaggagaggaggtgaaggaaagatggagacagagagggaaggctTTGAGGGGCTGAGGGCCACAGAGGAACCGCCGTCAGCAGAAAGCCAGGAAACGGAAGGACCTTTGAGAGCAGAGAGGGAAACAGGTGAGGAGCCATTGGGAGTAGAGCAGAGTGGAGGTGAGgaaaagctggaggcagggaaggaagTTGAGGAACCATTGGGAGTAGAAAGCAAGACAGTTGAGGGATCATTGAGggtagagaaggaaagaggtgagGAAAAACTCggggtggagaaggaaactgaggaacCCCTGGTtgtagagaagaaaggagatgaagAAAAGCTAGAGGCGACTGAAGAACCACtgatgacagagagaaaggagggggagggatcaTTAACAATAGAGAGAACGGGGGACAAGAAGCCACTGGATGcagagaaaaaagatgaggacTCACTGAAGAAAGAGGCAACGGGAGGTGAGGAGCCATTAGAGGTAAAGAAGACCCAAGAGATCAAGAAAGCTGTGAGtccagaagagcagagaaagtcaGGAAGAGGAAATGAATGTCAGGCAGAGGAGGTGAGTGAGGCATGGACTCCTGTGGAGGCCAAGGAAGGGCTAAGGCCTGAGGAAGGAGGACCACAGCAGCCCCAGAAGCAGgagggctccctggaggaggaAGCAGTAAAGCTCCCAACTCCTGCTGAGGGCCAGGACCCCTCAGGGGATGCCACCCCTCTCCTGGCAGAGACCCCAGCTCCTGAGCAGCCCACTGAGTGCCAGCCACTGCTTCTAGTGGAGGGGCCGAGGGCCAACCCTAGTACCCACCCTGTGCCCACCTATGCACCTGCCCAGCAACCTGAGCCATCTGCTCCTCCTGAGGGTGAAGAGGCAAGTGGCCCTAAGCAAAAGACGTGCCAGTGTTGTGTGGTGATGTGA
- the PALM3 gene encoding paralemmin-3 isoform X2 produces MAESSLYRQRLEVIAEKRRLQEEIRAALGELEEEKLRVERLKRKSLRERWLMDGAEVPEGLEDTTLQDSQSPEGQAQARIRNLEDSLFTLQSQLQLLQSASTGAQHKPSGRFTWRRQGHRPSSQPTVEVDTAGQTDLNKRASLPAEPVDTFLESLSELRDEAVGVLLVPRQVPEAAGASSEANGPCARPSPPLEQEQNQGVTASEGGVGEAKGGGVVKVVWEGLRATEDCASGVTGPELEAKVEEMVLEAIGDRLEANRPELPSWVKEDRGVVEVVWEGVGGTEGSDSEAAREVGRSPQTAQTSSPRLQQGLEGEASGEGAPRSSPDGFRQGGSGGEEGSFIWVERVTLSEEWEELLVEGLEGPRVPGIMEGGDESPLGLERGGGEETWAMERRRAEELLGTGKKGSAEKAGTEWEGVEIALVAERKGREEAMKPERRGGEGKMETEREGFEGLRATEEPPSAESQETEGPLRAERETGEEPLGVEQSGGEEKLEAGKEVEEPLGVESKTVEGSLRVEKERGEEKLGVEKETEEPLVVEKKGDEEKLEATEEPLMTERKEGEGSLTIERTGDKKPLDAEKKDEDSLKKEATGGEEPLEVKKTQEIKKAVSPEEQRKSGRGNECQAEEVSEAWTPVEAKEGLRPEEGGPQQPQKQEGSLEEEAVKLPTPAEGQDPSGDATPLLAETPAPEQPTECQPLLLVEGPRANPSTHPVPTYAPAQQPEPSAPPEGEEASGPKQKTCQCCVVM; encoded by the exons ATGGCAGAGAGCTCCCTCTACCGTCAGCGATTAGAGGTCATCGCG GAGAAGCGGCGGCTGCAGGAAGAGATCCGTGCGGCGCTcggggagctggaggaggagaagCTCCGCGTGGAGAGGCTCAAG AGAAAGTCTCTTCGGGAGCGGTGGCTAATGGATGGGGCTGAGGTACCTGAGGGACTGGAGGACACCACCTTGCAGGACTCCCAGTCCCCTGAGGGCCAAGCGCAGGCCCGCATCCGGAACCTGGAAGACAGCTTGTTCAC ACTCCAGTCTCAGCTGCAGCTGTTGCAAAGTGCATCTACAGGTGCCCAGCACAAGCCTTCTGGCAGGTTCACCTGGCGCAGGCAG GGTCACCGTCCATCCTCCCAGCCCACCGTGGAAGTAGATACTGCAG GCCAGACTGACCTGAACAAGAGAGCCTCCTTACCAGCTGAACCAGTGGACACATTCCTGGAGTCCCTGTCTGAGCTCAGAGATGAGGCTGTCGGGGTTCTGCTAGTCCCAAGGCAGGTTCCTGAAGCAGCAGGGGCCTCCTCAGAAGCCAATGGCCCTTGCGCAAGACCCAGCCCCCCTCTAGAGCAGGAGCAGAATCAGGGAGTGACAGCATCTGAGGGGGGTGTGGGTGAGGCCAAAGGAGGGGGTGTGGTGAAGGTGGTGTGGGAGGGGCTGAGGGCTACAGAGGACTGTGCCAGCGGGGTCACGGGCCCAGAGCTGGAGGCTAAGGTGGAGGAGATGGTGCTGGAGGCCATTGGGGACAGGCTGGAAGCCAACCGTCCAGAGCTCCCATCCTGGGTGAAGGAGGACAGGGGTGTCGTGGAGGTGGTCTGGGAAGGGGTGGGAGGCACAGAGGGCAGTGATTCAGAGGCTGCTAGGGAGGTGGGCAGGAGCCCACAGACTGCGCAGACCAGCTCACCCAGGCTCCAGCAAGGACTAGAGGGAGAAGCTTCTGGGGAAGGGGCTCCCAGGAGCAGCCCTGATGGCTTCAGGCAGGGGGGctctgggggagaggagggatcCTTCATTTGGGTGGAGCGTGTGACCCTCAGTGAGGAATGGGAGGAACTTCTGGTGGAGGGGCTGGAAGGGCCAAGGGTACCTGGAATAATGGAGGGAGGAGATGAGAGTCCTCTGGGGttggagagggggggaggggaggaaacctGGGCAATGGAGAGGAGACGGGCAGAGGAACTGCTGGGCACAGGGAAGAAGGGGAGTGCGGAAAAGGCAGGGACCGAATGGGAAGGAGTGGAGATAGCGCTGGTTgcggagaggaaaggaagggaggaagccatgaagccagagaggagaggaggtgaaggaaagatggagacagagagggaaggctTTGAGGGGCTGAGGGCCACAGAGGAACCGCCGTCAGCAGAAAGCCAGGAAACGGAAGGACCTTTGAGAGCAGAGAGGGAAACAGGTGAGGAGCCATTGGGAGTAGAGCAGAGTGGAGGTGAGgaaaagctggaggcagggaaggaagTTGAGGAACCATTGGGAGTAGAAAGCAAGACAGTTGAGGGATCATTGAGggtagagaaggaaagaggtgagGAAAAACTCggggtggagaaggaaactgaggaacCCCTGGTtgtagagaagaaaggagatgaagAAAAGCTAGAGGCGACTGAAGAACCACtgatgacagagagaaaggagggggagggatcaTTAACAATAGAGAGAACGGGGGACAAGAAGCCACTGGATGcagagaaaaaagatgaggacTCACTGAAGAAAGAGGCAACGGGAGGTGAGGAGCCATTAGAGGTAAAGAAGACCCAAGAGATCAAGAAAGCTGTGAGtccagaagagcagagaaagtcaGGAAGAGGAAATGAATGTCAGGCAGAGGAGGTGAGTGAGGCATGGACTCCTGTGGAGGCCAAGGAAGGGCTAAGGCCTGAGGAAGGAGGACCACAGCAGCCCCAGAAGCAGgagggctccctggaggaggaAGCAGTAAAGCTCCCAACTCCTGCTGAGGGCCAGGACCCCTCAGGGGATGCCACCCCTCTCCTGGCAGAGACCCCAGCTCCTGAGCAGCCCACTGAGTGCCAGCCACTGCTTCTAGTGGAGGGGCCGAGGGCCAACCCTAGTACCCACCCTGTGCCCACCTATGCACCTGCCCAGCAACCTGAGCCATCTGCTCCTCCTGAGGGTGAAGAGGCAAGTGGCCCTAAGCAAAAGACGTGCCAGTGTTGTGTGGTGATGTGA